GCTCGCCATCCATGTCTATGGCGGCGAGATCGGACGACTTGACCGTCGCGCGGCGGGACAAAAAGGCGCGCCTTTCGGCTACGCCAATGATCAATCCGCGCCGCCTTACGACATTTTCTCCATTCAGGCCGACATAAGGGACTGAACCCGAGCAAGAATGCGCGCTATTGCTTTTTGCCGAGGTCGCGCCGGGTGAAAAGCAGCTCCGGCAGCGCCCCAAGCTCCAACGCAAGTCGGCGAAAGGCGAAATAGGGCAGCAGCACCAGAAACATCAAAATGCCCGTCGCGACAGTTTGGGAGATCGATCCCCCGCCTATTTCGCTAAGGACGTCTCTGGCGCTCTTGCCGTGGAAATGGCCCATGATCACTTCCTCCACGAGCGAGAGAAAGATGAGGGCGACTGTAAAGAGCAGCGCTTTCTTCACGATTTGCCAGATGAGGATCTCATTGCTCGCCCGGCGCTCGCCGAGCTTTACGGCTTCGAGAACCAGAATGAATTTTCCCAGGATCAGCGCCTTGACGACCGCAAAGCCGAGGGGCGCGAATTCGACTCCGACGCTGCGCAGAATGGTGGCTTTATAGAACATCACCGCGCTGAACCAGACCATGAGATAGCCCGACACGGCGAGATAGGAGATGAATTCGTGCCGGGCGCGCGAGACCAGCTCATGGCGCCGCTCCGGTGAAAGTTTTCTCTGCGGCGGCGGAGCCGCGGCCGCCGGCGCCCGCGGGGCGAATTGCGGCAGGACGCGCGCGTCGGACCATTGAGACATGCCCGGCGACCAGACGAGATAGGGCTTTCCCTTCGCCGCCTTGCCGAGTCGCTCCGCCACTTGCTGCGTCGAAAGAGGCCCGACGCTTTCGCCATTCTCGGCGCAATACCACTGTTCCGTCATAAATCCGCACCTCGTCCGACGGCGGAAGTCATTAGCACGACCGCCGCCTCCATTTAAATGCCAACTGTGCGGCTATTCTTTGCGCGGCCCGAGCGATTTCGTGTCGAAATCAAGCGCTTCGCCCATATAGGTTTCGTGCACCTCGGAGAACGGCGTCTGATCCGCCGAATAGAGAATTGCGGCATGCTCGAACAGCTCATGCGGCACGGCGAGAGCGCCTCTCCCCTTTTCGAGAGCCGTATCGTTCGCGTTCAGCTCCCAGCCCTCGGGCAAGGGCGACCAGCGCATTTTCATCTCGAATGTTCGGCGAAAGGGCTGCAAGGAGGCCACGACTTTGCCGAAAGGCGCATCCGTCGCGTCGAGCGTTCGGTTCATGTCCGGCGTCAGACGGGCGGGCACGTACCAATTATCAGCCTCCGAAAGGACATGTTCGCCGCAAGCGAGCTGCACCCGGCGATATTTCACCTCCGCGGCGGAGCCGACCCGCAGGCGCGCCTTCGTCTCTTCGCCCGGCGCTTTCTCGGCTCCGGGGACCCGTCGGGCGACGATTTTCGGATCGCCGGACATTTTATGGTCTGCGCACCATTTTTCGAGCGTCGCCGTCGCGCTGCGGCTCGCGAGGAGGGAAGAGTTCAACGTCTGAATCAGCGCGAGCAGTTCGACGCGGGAAAGGAAACCATCCGGCCAGACATGCGGCTCCGCGCGGGCGCCGACGACGCAAAGCGCCAAAACCGCCGCGCCGCAACCCGTTCGCGCCATGAAACCGTCGAACATTCCGTCGCCTCGTCCCTCAGCAAGAAGAGAGGGACATTAGCGCGCTTTTCGACCGCGCGACACGCGCAGGTCAAGGAATTACAAAGTCATCCAGGAGTTATAGGAAGCGACGTGCTGCATCGCGCTGGCGGTGACGACGACATTCATGATCTCGGTGAACAAAGCGATGGCGATCGCCCCTAACACCCCGGTGGCAAAGACGGCTTTCATCGCCCTTCTCCTCTCTCGTTAACTAATTGTTAACGATCGAGCCTTGCGCCGACTGTGCGGCTCCGCACGAGTCAGCCCGCCTCCCGCGCGAAACGTCACGCCGAGGGTGCGGCCGCCTCTATCCCCAGCGCTTGCGAAATCTCATGGAGCGCGGCTCGCTCCTTCTCGCTCATACGAATGCCGCCGAAACCCAGAAACGTGTCCTCAAGCCCGGCCTCGGCGACCATCCGCGCGACTTGCGCGAGCCATTCCTTGAAGGGGCGCGCATGTTCGCCGGCCTTGCTGTCGACGATCGCCCCGACCTCCTTCATGGCGTCGAGCGCGCCCCGCTTTATGTCGTCCAGCGACGCGCCTTGCGCGATTGTGCGCACGCCCTCACGCGCTTCGGCGCGCCCCGTGGAGGTGAGCAACTCTTCCGCGACGGCGCGAATGAGGGCGTCGCCCGCCTGCGCCCGCGCTTCGCTTAGCGAACGCGCGGCCGCGAAGGCTTCCTGCAACAGGCCGATAAATCCGCTCGGATCGGCGGCGCTGACGGCGAAGCCTGCGAGAAGCGGAGATTGAACGACCTTCTTCCACTCAGCGGGAGCGAAACCGAACATTGTCGCCATCGGCTTTGTCCTTTCTCCTTCGAAGATAGAACGCCGGACCCTTGCGAAAAGCGGGGCGGTCGCCGCGGCTGCGCGCAATCAGCCGCGCGGCGCGGGAAACGGACTCATATCGAGCATTTTTCAGCCGCCGCAGCCGCGCGGTGCAACCCCGGCCCGCCGAGAATGAGCAGGATCGCTCCCGCCGCCAAGGCCGCGAAAAGGACGGATGCGACGATGGCGTTGGAAATTTGCGGGCGGATCATGCCGCAAAGTGGGGGAGCGCCGACTCCGTTGCAATCCACCACATTGACGCACCCGAAAACAGGGGTGCCGCAGCGCAAGCTCTGTGATGACGGCGCCAAGAAAAACATCATTGCGTGGTTCTTTCGCTCGCAAAGCGACGCCCGGAAAATAGGCGTGCGATCTGGCACGAGATAAGCAAGGATCGTTGCGCATCGGCGGGAGGATTCGACAATGACAAAAAAGTCTGGGCGCGAATTTGACGCGCCGAACGCAACGCGGCCTGCGCTGACGGCGAAGCGCGCCTCCGCTACGCAAAACGCCGTGATTTCAACATTTGGCCTCGAACGCCGGGCGGGATGGAACGTCTCGAAGCGCGCCATGCGCCCGATCAATCTCGAGCGTCGCGCCCGCTTCGCCCGTATCGAGACTGCCTGACGAAGATCGACGCGGCTGCTTCGCTTCGAAGCAGATTGCGACAAGACCGGACAGATCGCGGCGCAAATCTATTTCTGATCGAAACGCCAGGAGCCGTCCCAATCTTCGCGGGGCGGCGACGCCGCGATCTCGTCGATCCGCGCCAGAAACGCATGTGAGGGGCCGTCTTCCGGCGCGACGGCGAGAGCGGCCGCAAATGCGCGTCGCGCCCCGTCCCAATCGCGCCGGCGAAACGCGGCGAGGCCGTCGCTGTAATTTTCTCGTAATTCGCTCTGCGCCCGGGTGAGGGCGCCCTTGCGTCCCATGATCTCGAAAATGCGCTCGGGCTTTCCCTGCCCCGCCATCGCGACGCGGTCGATCTCGCGAATCTCGATGAATTCTCCGGCGCCTTTCGCCGTCGATTCGGCGACGAGCGCGCGGACGCCGTAATGCTTGCAGGCGCCCTCGAGCCGTGAGGCGAGATTCACCGTGTCGCCGATCACCGTATAATTCATCATCTGCTCGGAGCCGATGCTGCCGACAAGCGCTTCGCCCGTGGCGACGCCAATGCGCAGATCGATGGAGATGGGCGCGTTGCGCATGCCGAGCAGTTCCGGCAAGGAATTGCGCAGCTCTTCCACGCGCGCCATCATGTCGAGCGCGGCGAGACAGGCGAGTCCGGTCTGCTCATCGTCTTCGTTGAAGGGCGGGCCCCAATAAGCCATGATCGCGTCGCCGATATATTTGTCGATGACGCCGTCATTCTCGCGAATGGGCTCGGACATGGTCGAGAAATAGCGATTGAGAATTTTCACGAGCCCTTGCGGAGTCATGCGCTCGCTTGTTCCGGTGAAGCCGGCGAGATCGCAAAAAAGGATCGTCATGACGCGCCGCTGACCGTCCGCCGCGAGCGTCGGCTTGTCGATCAGACCCTGAACGACGCGCGGATCGATATAGCGGCCGAATGTGTCGAGGATGCGCTCCTTCAGGCGCAACTGCTCGACCATGCGGTTGAAAGCGGCGGTGAGATGGCCGATTTCATCGCGCGTCGTCACCGCGATCACCTGATCGAGCTCGCCGGCTTCGACAGCGCGCGTTCCGTCCAGCAAGCGGCGCACGGGGCCGGTGACGCCGTCGCTCACCAGCGTCGAGAAGATCACGCCGAGCGCCGCTGCGAGCAGAGTCAGGGCCGTGGCGATCCACATGACCTGCTGCAAGGCGCCGATGGTCACGGCGCCGTCGCCGCGCAGGAGCGAAAGCATTTCAGTGCGGACGGACTCAAAACCCCTGTTCACCTCGTCGCGAAACTGATCGACGCGCGCGAGCGCTTCCGCGACGGTGCGGCTGTCTCCCGCCTCCAGCGCCTTCAGGAGCGTTTCGATCTCATTGGACAAAAATCGCCGCGTCTCGTTCATCAGGGAATCGAGATGAGCGTCGAGCCGCACCAGCGTCTTCTGGTCGTCGAACGCGCCGCCATCCTTGATGAGCGCGCCGAGCACGGCGCGGGCGGCGGCGACCTCGCGCTCGACGTCCTGCCCCTTGGCGGCGACGGCCTTGCGAAGCGTCTCGATCTTTTCCTTGTCCGTAGAGGGCGCGAGCGTCTCGATCGCCATGCGACGCAAGGCGAGCGCCCGCTCGAGGGAGCGGATATGCGCCCGCGCGAGATTGCCATAGGCCGGCATGTAGCCGGACGCCAATTCCTCGAAATGGTCGCCCACGCGGCGCACCAAAACGAGCGACGCGACTGACGTGATCGCCATCAGCACGATCAAGGCCAGGGCGATGCCCATGATCTTGCGTCTGATTGAAGCGGAAAACATGAAGGCCCCTCCGGCGCAAAGCCTCTGGACCTTAACCCGCGCCGGACCGTTACGGAAATGCCGCGCCCGCGCCTCGCGCGCTTACAATCCGTGGCGCGGGCGGATGAACCAATAGAGAAGCCCGAGGAAAGTGAAGGCTGCGCCGACCATGGCGACGACGTCGCCGATCATTTCTTCCGCCATGCTGCGGCTGAAGATGACGACAAGCAGACCAGCTATGGCGAACCAGAGGGGTTTCTGGCTCCCCTCTTCAAACTTCGACGCTTTCCTGTTCGCGATATTCGTCATGGCGGCTCCCCTGGCGGCGCGCGGCTCGGCGTTCTTCAACAAAGCCACATTATCCGCCGCGACGGGCGCGCGGCGCGACGCATTTCCGCCTTTTGTCGGGCAATTTCCGCCAAAGGCGCCGCTCGGGTTCAAATATCCAGATCGCGATAGACGGCGATCTCCCGCTCCCTCGCGACGCGGGCGTCCTCGCCCGCGCGTACGCCGCGCCAGATGTCGAACATCGTCAGCAGCGTCGTGAAGAGGCCCGTCACCTTGCCGATGATGAAGCCGAAGGGAAAGATGATCTTCTCGGGAGGAAGGATGAATTGCCCGCCAAGGAAAATCGTGGCGGCGTCGATGAAATAGGCAGGCCGATAGAGCGACTTTTCCTTCCACGCGCTGCGCGCGTAATGTTTCGAGTGCTTCTTGACCGCGCGATTATATTCCGGATTGGGAAAGAGGCCGAAAAAGCGCCGCTTGGGCGGCAAGGCGTTCGGCCCCGCAATCAAGGCTTTGAACAGGGCGCGCATCTCTCCATGCGCGGTGAGCGCCACCAGCAGATTGGCCGCGAAGAGCGCGAGTTTCAGCGCCGGCAGGGAAAGATAGAGCTGCGCGGCCACATCGACGAAGAAAAGCTGCGCCAGCGCGTTCAGCGCGAAGGCCGAGCGGTGGAAGGCCGCGCGATTAATGCCCTGAATTTTTTCGTCCAGAAAGGCGACGCCCGGCTTCGTCTGCACGAGAATATGAAGCGTGAGGCGCTCTTCCTCGCTGAGCGGCCATTTCTTTCCCAATTCGACGATGGTCTCGCCCGGCGAGCCGCCTTTCGGGATTTTGAAGGTGACCTTGGCGAGGAAGGCCGAAGCCCGCGACAATACCCCGCGCGCCGCCGCATAATGCGACGTCACGGTTCCGATGAAATTTTCCGGTTCGGACGCCATCTTGCCCTTCCCAGCGCCGCGCGCGGCCCGGCCCAAATCATTCGCCGGAAACTTATGCGGCTTTGCGACGCCGGGGCAAGAGGCGGCTGTCAGCGCCCTCCCGCGTCCGCGGCGCGCGCCGCCTCGAAAAGGAACCAGGTCCGCTTCTCGGTTTCGTCGATATATTGCTCCAAAAGGCTCGCCGTCGCGACGTCTTCCCAATCGTCGCAAACGCCATGGGCCTCGCGCATCGACTTGGCGATCGCGATGTTGTCGTTCATCAGTTCGACAAGCATCTCGTAGGGCGAAACGAAATCCTTCTCATTCTCGTCGAGCGACGCGAATTCGAGGATTTGCGACAGGGAACGCAGCGTGGGCTGCCCCAGCTTGCGCGAGCGCTCCGCCAGCGGATCGATCGATTCGAGGATCTGCTCGCTTTGCTCGTCGAGCATTTCATGGAAGTCGCGGAAATTAGGGCCGCTGACATGCCAATGAAAGTTCTTCGTCTTGACGTAAAGAACATAGGCGTCCGCGACGAGACGGTTGATGCGCTCAGCCACCGCCGCCGTCGCTTCCGGGGAAAGGTCGCTCGGCGTATTGAGCGACGCGCGCTCAGTGTCGCGGCTTTCGGCGACGTTCAGGGTCATTTGCGCCTCCTTCAGGGATGCCTCCAGCGTTACGCGACAACGCGCGTTTCGGCGTCCTTGTTCCCTGTGCGCTGATGACGAGCGACGCCGCGCGGCGCCCGGAGGGCTTCCGGAGCCTCAGGCGACGCGGGTCGCCTTGCGCTCGAAAAAAAGGGCCTGGCTGATCGTCGCCTTCACCGTGTCGACCTTGTATGGCTTGCTGATCAAAAATGCGGGCTCCGGCCGTTCGCCGGTAAGGAGGCGCTCCGGAAAGGCCGTGATGAAGATGACCGGGCAGTCGAAGCTCCGCAGCATTTCATTGACGGCGTTCAGCCCCGAGCTGCCGTCCGCCAATTGTATGTCGGCGAGAATCAAACCGGGCCGCCTGGACTTGGCGAGTTCGACCGCCTCCCTGTGGGTTCGGGCGACGCCGATCACCTGATGGCCGAGGTCCCGGGCGATGAATTCTATATCCTGAGCGATCAGCGCCTCATCCTCGATGATGAGA
The nucleotide sequence above comes from Methylocystis parvus OBBP. Encoded proteins:
- a CDS encoding DUF4339 domain-containing protein — encoded protein: MTEQWYCAENGESVGPLSTQQVAERLGKAAKGKPYLVWSPGMSQWSDARVLPQFAPRAPAAAAPPPQRKLSPERRHELVSRARHEFISYLAVSGYLMVWFSAVMFYKATILRSVGVEFAPLGFAVVKALILGKFILVLEAVKLGERRASNEILIWQIVKKALLFTVALIFLSLVEEVIMGHFHGKSARDVLSEIGGGSISQTVATGILMFLVLLPYFAFRRLALELGALPELLFTRRDLGKKQ
- a CDS encoding adenylate/guanylate cyclase domain-containing protein — encoded protein: MFSASIRRKIMGIALALIVLMAITSVASLVLVRRVGDHFEELASGYMPAYGNLARAHIRSLERALALRRMAIETLAPSTDKEKIETLRKAVAAKGQDVEREVAAARAVLGALIKDGGAFDDQKTLVRLDAHLDSLMNETRRFLSNEIETLLKALEAGDSRTVAEALARVDQFRDEVNRGFESVRTEMLSLLRGDGAVTIGALQQVMWIATALTLLAAALGVIFSTLVSDGVTGPVRRLLDGTRAVEAGELDQVIAVTTRDEIGHLTAAFNRMVEQLRLKERILDTFGRYIDPRVVQGLIDKPTLAADGQRRVMTILFCDLAGFTGTSERMTPQGLVKILNRYFSTMSEPIRENDGVIDKYIGDAIMAYWGPPFNEDDEQTGLACLAALDMMARVEELRNSLPELLGMRNAPISIDLRIGVATGEALVGSIGSEQMMNYTVIGDTVNLASRLEGACKHYGVRALVAESTAKGAGEFIEIREIDRVAMAGQGKPERIFEIMGRKGALTRAQSELRENYSDGLAAFRRRDWDGARRAFAAALAVAPEDGPSHAFLARIDEIAASPPREDWDGSWRFDQK
- a CDS encoding Dps family protein, which translates into the protein MTLNVAESRDTERASLNTPSDLSPEATAAVAERINRLVADAYVLYVKTKNFHWHVSGPNFRDFHEMLDEQSEQILESIDPLAERSRKLGQPTLRSLSQILEFASLDENEKDFVSPYEMLVELMNDNIAIAKSMREAHGVCDDWEDVATASLLEQYIDETEKRTWFLFEAARAADAGGR